Within the Cervus elaphus chromosome 13, mCerEla1.1, whole genome shotgun sequence genome, the region GTCTAGCTATCTGTCAATTTTCTCCTGGAAACTCTGGTGATAAGACAGCTGTGGGATGACTGATGCTTCCTGACCCACtcggaaaaaaaagcaaaacactggATTCAAGGACCAGGCTGCCAAAGCTCTCAGCTGAGGATGAAGATACGGCCTCTGCCCTACGCATACCTCCCGGGTCTGTGTGCTTAGATGCGGGAAAACTGACCTTGAAGCCGGTCTTCGCCTTCCTTGGGTCCCCGACACAAATCTGGCTGGCCCGGCTGCAGTGGCTGGGGCAGAGGGTTTCGCACACCCGGTCCTCCTGCACCGTCAGCTCTGCCTCCTGCAGGGAGGTGGCTGGAGCGCCCAGGGCCACCTGGCCCAGCCGGCCAGACTGCACACTGTCCTGGCCTCACCCGGGCCTTGGCCCTGGGCAGACTAAGGGGCTTCACAGCTGACGTCTGCTTGGCCTTTCTCTCCAGCTGGTGGGAAGAGACAAGACTCTGGCTCAGCCGGTGGTCCTctggcctggatgccatgatgagGCTGCATGGACCCCATCTCTCACCTCTCCCCCTGAGACTGGTCAGGCGGCCAggatgggaaggaggaaaggggcaGGAGCTCCTGGGAGGGCAATGATCTGATCTCAGGAGGGCAGGGCCAGTGGGGCGTTTTCCTTGCCTGCAGTAACATGATGTCGTTGGAGAAGTTCTTAGGATTATAGTCTGGGTGGCGGATGGCTCTCCTCACCTGGATGACCTGCTGGGTCCTCTCCTGCTGTTTGATGTTGTGGGCCCCCAGGGTAACGCTGACTGAGCTGCAAGGAGGGCAGAGCAGGAGTGTGGGGATCATGGGGTCACCGGAGATACAGCCCAGGAGCTGTGATAGGCAGCTGACACCAGGGCAGGGCAGCAGCTGAGGGGGAGTTGAGGTGACAGTCAGTCCTGGGGCTGAGTGACTCTGGGCCCTGTGCTTCTCGGTGACATGAGGGCAGGGCTCCCGGGAGCTTTCTCAGCAATATTGTGAAGTGGCTCTGAGCTTGGGTTTGGCTCTCATGCACACTCTCGTCCTTCTGTGATGCTTTATTTGGCCATTGTGGGTCAGCCCTTCTCAACCCTGTCTCTTGTTCTCACCTCCGACCCACAGACCTCAAAACTTACCTGTCCTGTTTCTAGGCTTTTCATCACCCTAGTCCTGCTCCTAAGATGGCTTGTTTGATGAGCTCTTGTGGTCCTGATTTCCAGGATCCTGGGGCGGAGGAGGGGTACCCCTGGGCTCAGCTCCTGGGGAGAGGACAGGTCCCTGTCCAGGTGTCAGGAAGGGTAGGCTGGCTACTGCCCCTCACCTCCCTCTGCAGTGAGCAGCCGTCAGAACAAAGTCCTTTTGTATGAGGACACCGCCACACCTCTTCCAACTCTTCTCACCCAGAAACTGAATGAAAGCCATGTAGGGGCAGGAGTGGGGCTTGGCCTCGTGGCCCCCAGTGATCTCCTCTGAAAGAAAAGGCTGAAAgatggggagatgggagaggctATGGTTAGAAGGGAGGTTCGGGAAGGTGGCAGTCAAGGTGGGTGAACGGTGCCCAACAGACACTAGGGGAGAGTCCCCCAGGGTCTCACTGCAGTGGGATAAGCTTTTCTGAACCCCAAAGCTC harbors:
- the LOC122706404 gene encoding LOW QUALITY PROTEIN: granzyme H-like (The sequence of the model RefSeq protein was modified relative to this genomic sequence to represent the inferred CDS: inserted 2 bases in 2 codons), whose protein sequence is MDEEITGGHEAKPHSCPYMAFIQFLGEKSWKRCGGVLIQKDFVLTAAHCRGSSVSVTLGAHNIKQQERTQQVIQVRRAIRHPDYNPKNFSNDIMLLQLERKAKQTSAVKPLSLPRAKARVRPGXVCSLAGWARXALGAPATSLQEAELTVQEDRVCETLCPSHCSRASQICVGDPRKAKTGFKGDSGGPLMCKKVVHGTFSYGKMNGIPPGVFTQVSHFLP